The proteins below are encoded in one region of Archocentrus centrarchus isolate MPI-CPG fArcCen1 chromosome 13, fArcCen1, whole genome shotgun sequence:
- the calm3a gene encoding calmodulin 3a (phosphorylase kinase, delta) produces the protein MADQLTEEQIAEFKEAFSLFDKDGDGTITTKELGTVMRSLGQNPTEAELQDMINEVDADGNGTIDFPEFLTMMARKMKDTDSEEEIREAFRVFDKDGNGYISAAELRHVMTNLGEKLTDEEVDEMIREADIDGDGQVNYEEFVQMMTAK, from the exons ATG GCCGATCAACTGACTGAGGAGCAGATTGCTG AGTTCAAGGAGGCGTTCTCGCTGTTTGACAAGGACGGCGATGGTACAATTACTACCAAGGAGCTTGGGACTGTCATGCGCTCTCTGGGACAgaaccctacagaggctgagcTGCAGGACATGATCAATGAGGTGGATGCTGATG GTAATGGTACAATTGACTTTCCTGAGTTTCTAACAATGATGGCCAGGAAGATGAAAGATACGGACAGTGAGGAGGAGATCAGAGAAGCCTTCAGAGTCTTTGACAAG GATGGGAACGgctacatcagtgcagcagagctACGGCACGTCATGACCAACTTGGGTGAGAAGCTCACTGATGAAGAAGTGGACGAGATGATACGCGAGGCCGATATTGATGGAGACGGTCAGGTCAACTATGAGG agtttGTCCAGATGATGACGGCCAAGTGA